CGGGCCTGTTCATCGCAGCACGGGAGTGGCGGGGTCGCATCCGGTCAGCGGCCGCCGCACAGCCCCTTGACCGCTGTCCGGGAGACGTTGGTCAGGCCGCGGATCAGCGCCGGGGTCAGGAAGACCAGCACCAGGCCGAGCAGCGAGACGCCCGCGAGGTCGCCGGCCGAGGTGAGGTAGTACTCGTGGTGCACGCCGGCGTCGGTGGTGTAGTCGAAGACCCGGTAGCCCGGCCAGTCGGTGTAGCGGGCGAACACCCAGTGGTAGGCCGGGTAGAGCGCGACCACCCAGCCGGTCACCAGGAAGGTCACGGTGAGGGTGAAGCTCAGGATGCTCCAGGGCAGCATCAGCACCTGGTACAGCGCCGACTTCCAGCCCGCCTTGTCCGCCAGCCGGGCGGTGACGGCCCCCCAGAAACCGGGCCGGGACTGCGTCACCGGAGCGGGTGCGGCCACCTCGGTGGCGAGCAGGGTGCCGGCCCGGTACCGCTCCAGCGCGGCGAAGCCCCGGGAGCCCGAGGTGAGCAGGGCGAGCACCGGCAGCCCGAGCGCGGTGAGCACCAGGCCGAGGCCGAGCGAGAAGAAGGCGACCACGAAGGTGAAGCCGAGGATCGCGATCGGCAGCGAGCCGAGCACGAAGCCGACCTCCCGGTAGGTGGCGGCGGCGAACGGCGCCCGCCAGAACCTCGGGTGCACCCGGCTGCTGCTGTCGCGCTCGGCGTACGGGAAGGTCTGACTGGTCATCACCGGCTCCTCGGTCTGGTTGTCCTGCTCGCTGCCCACCCCTCAAAGGTGCCCGATCGGCGCCGTCGGCGACATGAGGTCCACCGGCGGACCGGGGGTAGGGAGAACCCCACCCCGGTCCGGGCCGAACGGCCTGCGGTCCCGGCACCGGATACCGTACGGGGGTGAACGACGACGACCTCCGGCTCAGCCCGCGTACCCGTGCCGACGACCTGCTCCGGTGGGCGGCCGAGCAGGGTCTCGAGCCCGTCCCGGTGGAGGCGGTCCGGACGGTGCTGGCCCTGCTGGAGCTGGGCGACGGCCGGATGCACGACGGCTGGCCTGAGCTGAGCTCGCCGGTGGTCGAGCAGCTGCTGTACGAGCGGATCTACATGTACGTGCAGCCCGCGTCCGACCCCGGCGCGTACGGGCGGGCGGTCGGGCTGCTGATCGACCATCAGCGGGCCGCCAAGCGGCTGAACGCCAAGCGGCAGGAGCGGCTGCACGCCGAGGTGGACTGGCAGGGCGAGCTGCTCTGCGGGCTGCTCCGGCAGCCGCACCTGGTCACCTGGCCGCGGCTGTACACGCTGCTGCTCCGGGTGGACGGGGTGGACACCGCCGACCCGGCGGCGGTCCGGGCCTGGCTGGACGGCTTCCGCGAGCTGACGGCGGAGCAGCGGGCCGAGGCGTTCGGCGCGCTGACCGAACTGGACGAGATCGACGCCGACGGCGGCTGGGGCCGGCAGCGGCTGATCTCGATCGGGATGGCCACCGACGGCGCCCGGCTACTGCTGGAGAACCGGCTGATGCAGCGCAGCTACCGCAATCTGGCCGGGCTGAACGCGCTCGGCCTGCCGATGCCGGACGAGCTGTCCGGCGACTTCGAGGGCTTCGAGGCCGCGGTGGCCGAGGAGGCGCTCCGGCTGCTGGGCGACTGGACCGTCCCCGGGCTGCCCGCCCTGCTGGTGCACGAGTACCCGGACCTGGCTCCGGAGCCGGGCACCGAGGAGATCGAGGCGTACCTCGCCGAGCAGGCCTCGCAGGCGGAACAGAGCGACTGACGGAGCCGGGCCCGCGCGGTGGCGGGCCCGGTCCGACGGTGCGTCAGGGGTTGATGCCGCGCTCGCGCAGCCAGTCCAGCGGGTCGACCGGGGCGGCGCCGTCCGGACGGACCTCCAGGTGCAGGTGCGGGCCGGTGACGTTGCCGGTGGCCCCGACCTTGCCGAGCACGGTGCCGGGGGCGACCTCGCCCGAGGCGGT
This genomic interval from Kitasatospora gansuensis contains the following:
- a CDS encoding sensor domain-containing protein, translating into MGSEQDNQTEEPVMTSQTFPYAERDSSSRVHPRFWRAPFAAATYREVGFVLGSLPIAILGFTFVVAFFSLGLGLVLTALGLPVLALLTSGSRGFAALERYRAGTLLATEVAAPAPVTQSRPGFWGAVTARLADKAGWKSALYQVLMLPWSILSFTLTVTFLVTGWVVALYPAYHWVFARYTDWPGYRVFDYTTDAGVHHEYYLTSAGDLAGVSLLGLVLVFLTPALIRGLTNVSRTAVKGLCGGR